In one Platichthys flesus chromosome 3, fPlaFle2.1, whole genome shotgun sequence genomic region, the following are encoded:
- the LOC133950784 gene encoding creatine kinase U-type, mitochondrial-like gives MANSFTRMMSGRSTAVLLASIGAGTLASGYLLCDSSAAAAERRRLYPPSADFPDLRKHNNCMAAALTPTIYARLRDKTTPNNWTLDHCIQTGVDNPGHPFIKTVGMVAGDEESYEVFAELFDPVIKDRHNGYDCHTMKHPTDLDATKITSGMFDERYVLSSRVRTGRSIRGLSLPPACTRSERREVERVAVTALSGLKGDLAGRYYSLGDMSDREQQQLIEEHFLFDKPVSPLLTSAGMARDWPDARGIWHNNEKNFLIWINEEDHTRVISMEKGGNMKRVFERFCRGLKQVEHLIQERGWEFMWNERLGYILTCPSNLGTGLRAGVHIRLPLLSRDPRFKKILDNLRLQKRGTGGVDSAATGDTFDISNLDRLGKSEVELTQLVIDGVNYLIECEKRLERGQDVKIPSPIAQFRK, from the exons ATGGCAAACTCGTTCACCCGTATGATGTCTGGTCGTAGCACTGCAGTGTTGTTGGCTAGCATCGGAGCTGGCACACTGGCATCTGGATACCTGCTCTGTgacagctctgctgctgctgctgagaggaggaggcttTATCcacccag TGCTGATTTCCCTGACCTGAGAAAGCACAACAACTGCATGGCAGCAGCTCTGACCCCGACTATTTATGCACGACTGAGGGACAAGACCACTCCCAACAACTGGACCCTGGACCATTGCATCCAGACTGGGGTCGACAACCCCGGACACCCCTTCATCAAGACTGTGGGCATGGTGGCTGGAGATGAGGAGAGCTATGAG GTGTTTGCTGAGCTCTTTGACCCTGTTATCAAGGACAGACACAATGGCTATGACTGTCATACAATGAAGCACCCCACTGACCTAGATGCCACCAAG ATCACCTCAGGAATGTTTGATGAGCGTTATGTGCTGTCATCTCGTGTCCGTACTGGACGTAGCATCCGTGGCCTGAGCCTCCCGCCCGCGTGCACTCGCTCCGAGCGCCGTGAAGTGGAGCGCGTGGCTGTGACCGCTCTGTCCGGCCTGAAGGGAGACCTGGCCGGTCGATACTACAGCCTGGGAGATATGTCCGACAGGGAGCAGCAACAGCTCATCGAG gagcacttcctgtttgataaACCTGTGTCACCTCTGCTCACGTCAGCTGGGATGGCCAGAGATTGGCCCGATGCTCGTGGGATCTG GCACAACAACGAGAAGAACTTCCTGATCTGGATCAATGAGGAAGACCACACCCGGGTCATATCCATGGAGAAAGGAGGAAATATGAAGAGAGTGTTTGAAAGGTTCTGCAGAGGTTTGAAACAG GTGGAGCACCTGATTCAGGAGAGAGGTTGGGAGTTCATGTGGAATGAGCGTCTGGGCTACATCCTCACCTGCCCCTCTAACCTCGGCACCGGGCTCAGGGCTGGTGTTCATATCCGCCTGCCTCTCCTCAGCAGG GACCCTCGCTTCAAAAAGATCCTGGACAACCTGAGGCTACAGAAGAGAGGCACCGGAGGTGTCGACTCGGCTGCGACCGGAGACACCTTCGACATCTCTAACCTCGACCGTCTGGGCAAGTCGGAG GTGGAGCTGACCCAGTTAGTGATTGACGGTGTGAACTACCTGATTGAATGTGAGAAGAGGCTGGAGAGGGGGCAGGACGTCAAGATCCCCTCCCCCATCGCTCAGTTCAGGAAGTGA